In the genome of uncultured Sphaerochaeta sp., the window TGGAAACGGCAATGTTGTTCCATTCAAGAACTTTGATGCAGAGAGCCGCCTCGACTCCTTCTACTTTGCTGAGAATGTACCTGCCGGGGAGTACACCCTCAAGGGTTTCTACCATGTCTATATCGATTACTCGAAATCCAATGACGGGGAAGTTGCCTCCTACGGTCCGTTTGAGAACTACCCCTACCACGTGAAGCAGGAGTTTGCGCTTGCCCAACCGGTGAAGCTCACCCTGAAGAACGCCGAGATGGCGACCTTCGGCCGCTACTACGTGGAAGGCCAGTGGCGCGAAGGGATTGCCGGCACAACCGATGATCGCTGGGCAATGAATGAAGCCACCGTAAAGATTACCGGAGATCCTGCAGACAAGAAGGCCCTGCGTGTCGCCAAGAACTGGGCAACCCCTGCCTGGTCTGACTGGAATACCCGAAATCCCGAAACAGCAGCTGACAAGTAAGCTGCAACGGAAAGTTCTCTGATGGGCTGGAGCAATCCAGCCCAGTATTTGTTCCAAAATCCAAACATAATACCACTCATTTCTAGGCAGACTGCAGATTCTCTTCTATACTTTCCCTAACAAAATGCGGGGGAGTATGGTATGCGTAGGCGAGGGAAAAAGGTTCTGAGGATTTTGCTTTGGGTGTTCACCGCCTTTGTCTTGGTGTTGCTCATCTCCTCGATGGTGCATGCCACCTATTTCCGCCAGCGCTTTGAGAACATCGAGCCATACGGAGAGCTGGTCGAGGTTTTTGACGGTTCCATGCACCTGTACTCTGTGGGAGAGGGGGAGAAGACCATCGTCCTGTTGCCAGGCATGGGAGTGGGACTGCCCAGTGCAGATTTCGGCCCCTTGATGCGCGCCTTGGGCGAGAAGTACACCGTTGTGGTGGTGGAGTACTTCGGGGTGGGGTTCAGCTCCGGTACCGAGCGAGCGAGAAGCAGTGCCAACTATGTGGAAGAGATCCGCACAGCCCTTGCAACTGCAGGCTTTCGTGGTCCCTACGTGTTGATGGGCCACTCCATTTCCAGCGCCTACAGCGAACTGTATGCCAGCTTGCATCCTGAGGAGGTCGAGGCGATCATCAGCTTGGACGGTACCTCAACAGCACTCTCTGCTCCGATGCCCGCATTTGCAAAGGCCTTGCTGCCGATCGCCAGGGTTCAACAGGATCTGGGTCTTACCAGCCTGCTCGGCCCCTTGGTCACCAACGCTGATGCAATCGGTTCCTTGGGGTACACAACCCAGGAGATCCAAGACATGCTGGTGTTTGCCGGGTTCTCCGTCAACAGGACCTTGCTTGCCCAGATGGGCAATGTTTCCGAGTCCATCGAAGAGGTCATGCGTGTGCCGTTCCCCCCTCAGGTGCCGTATCTCAAGCTCATCGCATCCGATACCTATGAAAAGCCCAACCCGATGCTTCCTGTCACCCCCATTGAGTACCAGCTGCAGCATCTGGAAAGGATAGGGGGGCATGCACAGTACAAGGTACTCGAAGGTACACACTTCCTCTACCAAACCAATGTTGACAAGATTGTTCAGCTTACGGAGCTGTTCCTTGCCTCACGCTTGTGAGCTGTACTGTTTTGCCTCGTTGATGACTTGTCTCAGCTGCTCCTGCAAGGCAAGGAGCAGTTGCTTGTCGAGCTCCGCCTCAGCATTCTCAGCCATCAATTGCACGTGCTTGCAGAGTTTCTGGGCTTCCAACGCCCCAACGGCGCCGCAGCTTCCTTTGCCCTTGTGCGCAAGCTCAGCAATGAGCGTACGATCGTGCTCAGATTCCAACTCGCTGAGCAACACTTCAGTCTCTTGGATGAATGAGGTGAGTACTTTGGCGTACAGGTCCTTGTTTCCCCCCACATTCCTCACTCCGATCGATACATTAAGCTTTCCAAGGCTCTCCTGGCTCGGCGAATAGGTTGCGGCAAGACGATGCACCGCATTCAGCAACTCCTCCGGGTTGTACGGCTTTCCTATCAGTTCGGTTATCCCGATGCTCTCGCACCGTTCTCTTACCGAATTCATCAGGTCAGCTGAGGTGACGATGATCGGGACCTTGGTGTTCTTGCCCCTGATGAGAGTACTCGACTCATACCCATCCATCACATCCATATGCAGGTCCATCAGGATCAGGTGTATCCTTTCTTCCTCCTTGAGGAAGGTCTCGTACCCCTCTTTGCCATTGGAGGCGAGCAGCACCTGGTTGCCGGCCTGCTCAAGCAACTCTTTTGCAATGATCTGGTTTGTTGGGTTGTCCTCCACCACCAGTATCAAATAGTGTTGGGACTGCGGAATCGCCTCTTGGGATGGTTGCCCGATCTTGCCTGCCGAACCTCTGCCGAAGAGTTGCAAGAGACCATTGAGGATCACGGAGTTGATTACCGGCAGGGGAAGGATGAGATCGGCAACCACCTCTTCCTCTGCTTGCCTGTCCTCATGGACGAAAACCAGCAGCTTCGTCTGGGTTTGCCCTTGGGCCTTGAGCATGGTATAGAGGCTCTGATGATCCTCGCTGTGGAGCTGGTGTTCTACCACCACCAGGTCGAAGGTGTGGTCTTGTTCCAAGATCTTGGCGGCAAGCTTTGTTGAGGTGACCCCCTCGAAGGTGAGATGGTATTCACCAAACAGGACACTGATGCGCTCCTCCAGATGACGGTCATGCAAGACAAGCAGGGCCTTGAGGCGTGCGAAATCGATGGTCTTTCTCTTCTGCTGGTCGGCTTCAGAGCCCTGTTTGTCTATGCTGAGGGGAATGGTTGCGGTGAAGGTGCTCCCTTTGTGCAGGATGCTGGTCACTTCCAATCGGCCTCCCATCTTCTCCACCAGTCCTTTGACGATGGACAGGCCCAGCCCTGAACCTCCGAACCTCCGGTTTATCGTCTCATTGGCTTGTATGAAGGGTTGGAAAATGGTTCCCAACTGCTCTTCACTCATTCCGATGCCGCTGTCCTTCACGGCGAAGGAGAGGGAGCACTCCCCATCCGTTTGTTGGGTGCTGGAGATGATCAGCTCCACCGAGCCTTCCTCGGTGAACTTGACTGCATTGTTCAGCAAGTTGATAAGGATTTGGGCGATTCGGGTGGGGTCCCCAAGGAAGTGATGGGGGATTGGACCTTCCTCATTGATGGAAAAAGCAAGTCCTTTTTGCCGTATGAGGTAGGAGACGATGGAGATGCAGTTCTCCAATACATCATCAAGCGAGAAGGGTACGCGCTCGAGCACAATCCTATCTTCGCTGAGTCGTGAGAATTCAAGAATGTCATTGATGATGGTCTGCATCGTCTGGGTTGTCGCTCCGATGCTTTTCACATACCGCCTTTGGTTTGCATCAAGCTCTGTTTTCTCCAACAGATAACTCATCCCGCGTATCCCGTTGAGTGGGGTGCGTATTTCGTGTGATATGCGTGCGAGGAACCTGCTTTTCTCCTGATCGGCTGCCTGGGCTTGGCGCTGGGCGATATCCTTCTCCTTGATCGCCATGCGAAGACGCACGATCCAGAACGAGGAGAGGCTGAACCCCAGGAAGAGAATGATCAGGAGCGAGCCGGCGATCCTGATGTAGGGGGAGTAGTCCACCTTGGATTCATACCGGATCCAACGGGAGAGAATCTGGGCCTCTTCAGCCTCAGTGATGGAATCCAGGGCTTTTTGCAGGATGGAAACAAGCAGAGGCCAGTCGCTGCGAACTGCCATATGGAGGTTTTGGATGCCCCCTTCGGTGATGGGGATGAATCTCAGCTCGGTCAATCCCAGTTTTCGGCTGAGGTAGATGCTGGTTGCCTCGTTTCCGACAAAGGCCACTTCCTCAGCACGATTCACTGCAAGCAGGGCCTCCTCGACCGTATCATACAGACGCTGGTCAATTTCTGGGTAGCTG includes:
- a CDS encoding alpha/beta hydrolase, with the protein product MRRRGKKVLRILLWVFTAFVLVLLISSMVHATYFRQRFENIEPYGELVEVFDGSMHLYSVGEGEKTIVLLPGMGVGLPSADFGPLMRALGEKYTVVVVEYFGVGFSSGTERARSSANYVEEIRTALATAGFRGPYVLMGHSISSAYSELYASLHPEEVEAIISLDGTSTALSAPMPAFAKALLPIARVQQDLGLTSLLGPLVTNADAIGSLGYTTQEIQDMLVFAGFSVNRTLLAQMGNVSESIEEVMRVPFPPQVPYLKLIASDTYEKPNPMLPVTPIEYQLQHLERIGGHAQYKVLEGTHFLYQTNVDKIVQLTELFLASRL
- a CDS encoding transporter substrate-binding domain-containing protein; this translates as MRAMKRFLLFLLLMLSLSCMLGAATGAPQFTEEEQAFMTEHPVIRIGIDPKFVPFEFLDEQGQHSGIAADFLDLISKRTGLSFVHDPGLGWVDAVQKARNREIDLLPAVGYTDQRAQFLTYEEPYLHFQRSIVVQKSNTSFSRFSDLFGRQVAVQKDSSHEGFLTSYPEIDQRLYDTVEEALLAVNRAEEVAFVGNEATSIYLSRKLGLTELRFIPITEGGIQNLHMAVRSDWPLLVSILQKALDSITEAEEAQILSRWIRYESKVDYSPYIRIAGSLLIILFLGFSLSSFWIVRLRMAIKEKDIAQRQAQAADQEKSRFLARISHEIRTPLNGIRGMSYLLEKTELDANQRRYVKSIGATTQTMQTIINDILEFSRLSEDRIVLERVPFSLDDVLENCISIVSYLIRQKGLAFSINEEGPIPHHFLGDPTRIAQILINLLNNAVKFTEEGSVELIISSTQQTDGECSLSFAVKDSGIGMSEEQLGTIFQPFIQANETINRRFGGSGLGLSIVKGLVEKMGGRLEVTSILHKGSTFTATIPLSIDKQGSEADQQKRKTIDFARLKALLVLHDRHLEERISVLFGEYHLTFEGVTSTKLAAKILEQDHTFDLVVVEHQLHSEDHQSLYTMLKAQGQTQTKLLVFVHEDRQAEEEVVADLILPLPVINSVILNGLLQLFGRGSAGKIGQPSQEAIPQSQHYLILVVEDNPTNQIIAKELLEQAGNQVLLASNGKEGYETFLKEEERIHLILMDLHMDVMDGYESSTLIRGKNTKVPIIVTSADLMNSVRERCESIGITELIGKPYNPEELLNAVHRLAATYSPSQESLGKLNVSIGVRNVGGNKDLYAKVLTSFIQETEVLLSELESEHDRTLIAELAHKGKGSCGAVGALEAQKLCKHVQLMAENAEAELDKQLLLALQEQLRQVINEAKQYSSQA